The window TGCAATCTGCCTTTGACCCCCTCCTCCGCCTGAATGCGGAGGATTCCTTCCTGCCATCAGGGGCCTTGCCCCTTGGATCGGTCAACGACCGACTCTCCGACACCACGCCTAAGAACAGGCGATCCGGGCCGGTCCGGCCCTTCGAACGTTTACGACGCGCCTTCTCCTCTTCCTTCGGGAAGAGGTTTACGGCGCGTTTTTTCCAGATCAACTTACCTTAACTTCTACGGTTTTCGGCTGCGCTTGTTCTCCCTTGGGCATATGGAGATAAAGGACACCATCTTTAAACTCAGCGGATATTTTATCTTTCTCAACCCCCTCGGGTAATTCAAAACTCCGGCTAAATGCCCCATAGGCCCGTTCTACCCGGATGTATCTTTTCTTTTTATCTTTTTCTTCCTTTTCCACCTTTCTTTCCCCAGAAACAGTCAAGATATTATTTTGTATCGATACCTTGACCTCTTCCTTTTTTATCCCGGGAAGATCCATTTTCACTAGGAACTCCTTGTCATCCTCGGTAATATCTGTAAATGGCCGCCACTCACTCAGTTCAAAGGGCTCGATCTCCTCGGAAGTCAGGAGTTCCAGTGGTTTTTCAAAAAGAGAAGCCATCTTTCTCCTCATCTCTTCAAGTTCCTTGAAAGGATCCCAAAGGGAAGGCAAAAAAGAACTTCTCTTGGATAATAGATCAGCCATAACACCTCCTTGTTAAGGTTTCCGGTTTCAATTATAAACTTAAAAAAGAATCGTTTATTGTCAAGCCGTTGGGAATAAACAATTAATCAAAATATTTTATAGATATTATATATTGGACTTGATAGTTTAATGAAAAATATAACTTTAGCTTGATCTCCACCATGACCCCTTTATTGGAATTTTTCTTTCACTGGGACCACTATCTTAGGGAAATCATAGTGACTCACCAAGATTGGATTTATCTTTTGCTCTTCGCCCTCGTATTTTGTGAAACAGGACTCATAGTTACCCCCTTCCTTCCCGGGGATTCCCTCCTTTTTACCCTAGGGATTTTAGCTGCTGAAGGATGGCTCAATATCTATTATTTATTTTTCTTTTTAACCCTAGCCGCCATTGGAGGAGATAACTTGAACTATTTCGTGGGGCATCGATTTGGAAAATGGATCTGCTCCTCAGAAAAATCTTATTTGATCAAAAAAGAGTATATTTTCAAAGCAGAGCAATTTTTTGCTCGATTTGGAGCAAAGGCGGTGTTTCTTTCTCGATTCATCCCTGTTATTCGCACCTTTACCCCTTTTATTGCCGGCATAGGATCGATGAACTACGGTCGTTTTGCCTTCTTTAATGTCTCCGGAGGGTTGAGCTGGATCGGTCTCTTTCTGGGGCTAGGTTTTTTCCTAGGCAACCAGCCCATCGTTAAAAACAATATTCAAATCTGCATTTACGGTATCATCCTTGTATCCGTTCTTCCTCTAACCTTGGAATGGATAAAATCCAGGCTTTCTCTTAAAACGAAAAGAAGCCCCCCCTTGAAATGACTAAACAATAATAGGCAAAGAATCCTTATTGACTGCTCCGGCAAAGATCGCGTTGATAATTCAATAGCTTGCAAAAGGCATCCCATGAAAAAAGAGTCCTTTGAATTCCTTTTATCTCTCTTGAATACCCCCAGTCCTTCGAGCCTGGAAACCTTGGGGCAAAAAGTATGGATTGATTACGTAAAAAATTATGCCCACCGCGTAGAAGTAGATGCTTATGGCAACGCCGTGGCGACTTTAAACTTGGAGGGCAAACCTAAAATTCTTGTCAATGGCCATATCGATGAAATCGCTTTCCAAGTCCAATATGTCGATGACAACGGTTTTATTTATTTTTCCCCTGTTGGTGGACCTGATCCAAAACTTTCCAGGGGAAGAAAAGTGAACATTTTCCATGAAGGCAAAGTTGTTCCCGGTGTAATTGGTACTCTTGCCATCCATATGCAGGAGAAGGAAGGGCAGGAAAAAACTCCGAAATGGAACGAGCTTTTTATCGATATTGGAGCATCAAGTAGGGATGAAGCCCTTGAACATGTCCAAGTTGGAGATCTCGTTCTTTACGATAGCGAGGCTTTCTGCCTTTTAAACGATATCTGGATATCCCGTGGATGCGACGACAAGGTTGGGGCTTTCGTCGCCGCAGAAGTTTTGAGAATCTGCTCGGAAGAAAAAATATCCGCTCCCTGTATCGTTGCCGCTTCCACCATCCAGGAGGAAAATGGACTTTACGGAGCGAGCATGATCGGATACTCCATCCACCCCGATATTGCCATCGTAGTCGATGTTGGCCATGCAACCGATATTCCCATAGCGGATAAGAAAAAATTCGGCGATATTCGTCTTGGGAAGGGCCCCATCCTCAGTCATGGTAGTGTCAATCATCCTGGAATAGTGGACTACCTGAATAAACTCGCCCACAAGCTTTCCCTTAGCCATCAGCATGGCATTGATCCCAGGCGATCGGGAACAGATGCCGATGCATTGTTTATTCAAAGAGGTGGAATTCCTAGCTGCTCCATCGGTATTCCTAACCGGTACATGCATAGCCCCGTGGAGGCCTTTCATTTAAAAGATTTAGAAACGGCGGCTACTTGGATTGCTGCCTTTTGTAAAGAAATAAAAAGCAGGGAAGAAATTCTCCCTTCTATAGAAAAAGAACCTTTTTTAGAGAAGCGTTTTTAAATAAGTAGTTTTAGAAGAAAAAAATTTTTTCTCTTTATCCCTTTTAAAATTTGAAAAATATTACTTCTGTAGCTTACCAAGAAGGGAAGTTTCTTTTACCCTTTTTTGTTACTGTGATGGAGTTATCGAAAACTTCCCGAAAAGTTTCCGTTGAATATATTGTAAACGAAAATTAAAAAATATTAAAAAATTCGATAATGTACCTGTTTTTTCAAGAATATTCTCGATGAGTATGAAAGTAAAAAAACTGCTTCATACCCGGCTTCGGGTGAGCAAGCTTGAAGAGTCGGTTAAATTCTTTACGGAAGTTCTTGGAATGGAAGTCGTCAGACAAACTCAATCCCCTAGGGGCTCCGTTCTTTTGTTTCTGAAAATTCCCGGGAATGAAGAAGAAATAGAACTTTGCTATTATCCAGGAAGCGGTAAAGTCACCGTTCCTCCAGATTTAATGCACCTCGCCTTCGAGGTAGACGACCTGGAAGAATTCGCCGCCCATTGTTCAAAGCTCGGCTATCCGTTTTCAGATGGTCCGACAGTATCAAGCTCCGGGACAAAATTTGCCTTCATCGATGGTCCCGACGGCTATGAAATAGAATTAATCGAACGCAATGACACCCATTAAAAATTAAAAAATTATGGCCCATCCAATCCGCCTTTCTATAAATATCGGAATCAATCCCTTTCTATTATCAAAAGAGATAAAAAAAGCCGAAATTTT is drawn from Methylacidiphilum infernorum V4 and contains these coding sequences:
- a CDS encoding Hsp20/alpha crystallin family protein, with product MADLLSKRSSFLPSLWDPFKELEEMRRKMASLFEKPLELLTSEEIEPFELSEWRPFTDITEDDKEFLVKMDLPGIKKEEVKVSIQNNILTVSGERKVEKEEKDKKKRYIRVERAYGAFSRSFELPEGVEKDKISAEFKDGVLYLHMPKGEQAQPKTVEVKVS
- a CDS encoding VTT domain-containing protein; translated protein: MISTMTPLLEFFFHWDHYLREIIVTHQDWIYLLLFALVFCETGLIVTPFLPGDSLLFTLGILAAEGWLNIYYLFFFLTLAAIGGDNLNYFVGHRFGKWICSSEKSYLIKKEYIFKAEQFFARFGAKAVFLSRFIPVIRTFTPFIAGIGSMNYGRFAFFNVSGGLSWIGLFLGLGFFLGNQPIVKNNIQICIYGIILVSVLPLTLEWIKSRLSLKTKRSPPLK
- a CDS encoding M20/M25/M40 family metallo-hydrolase; the encoded protein is MKKESFEFLLSLLNTPSPSSLETLGQKVWIDYVKNYAHRVEVDAYGNAVATLNLEGKPKILVNGHIDEIAFQVQYVDDNGFIYFSPVGGPDPKLSRGRKVNIFHEGKVVPGVIGTLAIHMQEKEGQEKTPKWNELFIDIGASSRDEALEHVQVGDLVLYDSEAFCLLNDIWISRGCDDKVGAFVAAEVLRICSEEKISAPCIVAASTIQEENGLYGASMIGYSIHPDIAIVVDVGHATDIPIADKKKFGDIRLGKGPILSHGSVNHPGIVDYLNKLAHKLSLSHQHGIDPRRSGTDADALFIQRGGIPSCSIGIPNRYMHSPVEAFHLKDLETAATWIAAFCKEIKSREEILPSIEKEPFLEKRF
- a CDS encoding VOC family protein codes for the protein MKVKKLLHTRLRVSKLEESVKFFTEVLGMEVVRQTQSPRGSVLLFLKIPGNEEEIELCYYPGSGKVTVPPDLMHLAFEVDDLEEFAAHCSKLGYPFSDGPTVSSSGTKFAFIDGPDGYEIELIERNDTH